A segment of the Carya illinoinensis cultivar Pawnee chromosome 1, C.illinoinensisPawnee_v1, whole genome shotgun sequence genome:
AAAATACCCTCAGTTGTGGGTCCTGCTCATCTATGGAATGCGCAAGCCTATTCTCTAATGGTAACTGATTTGTTGGATAAAATTCACATGTTACTGGTTAATTTGTAAACCAGCATAGCTTCTGTAATGGTAACATTCTTGCTAAATTTTGTGCCACCTTGCTTCTTTTATTGCCCAATGCTAACTGGAAACCTCATATGCAGGATGAATTCAAGGAGCAAGAAGATATTTATTATGCTATTGCACTTTCCCTTTCAGAACAGGaccagaaaggaaaaaaatcaattggTAAGTTGCACAGTTTGCCTGTGCTGAGATTGACATGATTCAATTGTTATCTGGGCAAATTTGTTGGATTCTAGTAAATAAGAGTGATGACTCATTATTTTAGTTACCTTACGATGGCACACCGAGAGATGTTTACCTTGAAGTGTAATGGTATATCTCAAGTACTTGCGTTACACACGTGAATATATGCTTCAATGTTGGATCTTTATTTTGTGTCAGTGTTCTGTCTATTCTTGTTAAATCTTCAAAGGCCATATTGTTAGTAAAactttgttatttctttaatttctttttgctGATTACAgaggttataaatttttttaatcacgaaTCTCTATGAATGCAATCTGGGCAGTAACTTTTGTAGGTAAGAGAAATAGCTAAACTCTTTTCTGAACCCTGCCTCATTCTTCCCTCATTTCAGGCCAGGTTTCACAATTAATTGCTTAACATATCATACTTGCCAGGTTTCCCTAAACCTGAAAACTCAATTGAAAGTTATTCTATGGGAGTAAATGAATTCATAACAGGCTCCTTGAGAGTCATAATGAATAATTAGAGTCTCCTCTAACATTAGTACATAATTTTCAGGTGTTATTTTCTGATGCAGAACTTACATGTTTGGAAATAAGAAATGAAGCCTAGAGTCTCATTATttactttcttatttttcttagaCAAGGAATCCCAATTGGAGGAATATAAGCAGCTTGCTAGAGCTCAAACCAAGGAAGACGAACATATCGCTAAAGCTCAATTGGAAGATGATGAGCAGCTTGCTGAAGCTCTTCAAAAAATCATGTACATGGAGTCTCCTCCTCACTGTGAAACTGAAAATATATTTCAGCCTCATCCATTCAACTTTCCATCTGAATACAGGTATGTGTGGTAACCATGCTATCCATGGTACATAAATATCTATGGCTAATTGCTCTAATTCTTGGTTTGCTAAAAAGTTTAGCCAGTTCTCTTAGCCACTTTAAAATTAGTGGAAAGCTAGCAAAAGATGTAGCATTCTTTGGATGAATAACTGCCTGGTAAAATATTGATGATAGAAAATTTGGGAGAAAAGGCTCAAAATTGTTGTGGATGGATTGTGCATGCTTATGAATTGTCCTGCAATGGATCATCttgttttatatggaaatatgTACAGAGAATCATTGCCGTTGTACTTAACTTTATCTGGAGTGGAATGGTAGGACTGTGAGAAAATTGTTTGCATGCTAAAAAGGGAGAATTAGCTGTCATGGGGTGCCATTTGTGGTGCAATTCCTCTTTTCATCCTGTGGACAATTAGGCGGGTGagaaataatcaaaattttaaaaacacatttttacaatttttttgatTGGCTGTGTGCTTAAGAAGGAtgagttgtgattattttttgagtttcctagcttctttgtttttattactaataaaaaattagggAAAAAATCAGGGGATTTGGAATTGTGCAGGATAGTTTGATATTAAGCATTCGACAAGGATGCTAAATCCAATTCTAAACCCTTCCAGTTGTTTTGTATTAATGCTTGGCATAATTGTAGAGGTTTCTAGATAGCTAATTTTTTTCTGACCAATGGCATTACATTGTGTGACACACTTCTAAAATGGGATACACTCTGATACGTTTGATCCATGGAtaccaaaatttttattattctcatgTTATCTTacgttattatatagataataggcAAACTGTGATGACGAGTAATGCAATACTACATTAATATGGAGTGTTTCTTTGAATTATAATAAGAGGTTCCTTTTGCTGTGccaaattacatttttttatggGTGTGCCAAATTACATTATTGAAAGTAGACATGAACACCTAGCTGCAAGAGAAACTGTTTAGAGCTGAGagtttgtcattttatttttaagctaGTGTTGCCAAAGCTTGACCAACAACAGAAGTTTATTAGAGATCCTACCAGAGCCAGTTGGGTTTGTATGATTAAAATGGCTTGAAAAGAATTTTGTTTTACATTAAATGGACTAGGACATGTTCAAAGAACAAACAACAAACTGCTGGAGTATCAGACATTTGAAAAACATATCCAAGAAACAGAAGCTTGAGGTTATGTAAGTTGATCTTGTAGATTTTAATATGCATCTCTTTTGTAACACAAGAtgatatacataaaaaataatttaaacttatCTCAGACCCTGAAAAATGGAGTTTGGGACGTACTGTTACATAACTTCCTGAATTTACATATGTACTTATATCCACACCTTTTGAAACTTTCCAActctattttttgtaaattttctgaattttataatatgatcattgGGGCCTCCTAAAAAGATCTACCAAATTCAATGAGTTGTTCCAATGGATCAAAATGGCCAGTTATTAATGGAATTCCTGAAACATGACGTGATTGCTGGACAAAATGGCTTGCAGGATCTGTGCTCGCTGCAAAACTGAGATTGGCGGTGGAGAATTTTTGACATGCATGGATGCTGATTGGCATCCTGAATGTTTTCGTTGTCATGCTTGCAACTGTCCTATTACTGATAGTGAGGTGAAAGTAATGAGTTAATTGAAAATCTAGTTTGGACTTGGATAACAGAATGCCTGAGTCCTTGCCTGATTTCCTCTTCATTTTGGTAGTTCGATGAGTATTTCTGAGTAGAATATCTCCTTGGATGACAGTTCTATATATCTGGCAATCGCTCTTATCACAAATTGTGCTATAGGAAGCAGCGTCTCCCAAGATGTGAAGTTTGCAAGAATTTTGTAAGTCTTTTTAATGTTCCATTGTTTGATCTAGTTGGTTCTTTTAATTCTATGAAATAGCTATGTTTTGTTTGCTCTTTCATTTGGTTTACTTATTATCAaacattatataaaataaatttctgaTTCTCATaatctcattaaaataaaacctGAAAATAAACTTCAAGGTTgagattaattataaatttacgaTAGGGAAAATACCTGTGCAAATTTGTTAGGCCTCATGTTCAGTTATCTAGAAGACAAGCAGGTTCCtgtaaaacttaaaatcatagataaataaataaataacaagatgAATTCTCTGAATGGTGCTCATTAATTTTAGTGTAAACCTTTGGTAGTAATCGGGATCTTCTCCCCAAGTCTGGTCAAGTGTCAggtttgtttaaatacaattttctttttttggtaagtaatgtttaaatacaaattagtAGACCTAAGGGTCCTTTTAAGGAAATCTCCCAGGTTAAGGTCCAGCTAAAAAATAATTCTCTATGTCCGACATCTCACTAAGTATTTGCTGCccttatacacacacatacacacactcaCACACTTAATTATTGTTCCTTCTGTACAGATCCCAGCAAGTTCAAAAGGTCGTATTCCGTATATGGAGCATCCTTTCTGGAAGAACAAGTACTGCCCCTCACATGAACATGATGGTACTCCTCGGTGTTGTAGCTGTGAAAGAATGGAGGTCAGTTCTGCAGAagagaccccccccccccccccccctttctccctctccctccttTTTCTTGAAATAACAAAACCTTGAAGAAAGCATCATGATATTAAAAACAACTGCCGCTACCTGCAAAATATCCTTAAGAAACACATTTTAGAATTGTTTTCATCATGTCACTTATAATGTAAATTTTCTGATTCATGCAGCCGAGGGACACAAGATATCTGTTGCTTGATGATGGTCGAAAACTATGCCTAGAGTGTCTAAACTCGGCCATTATGGATACTGAAGAATGTCAACCACTTTACCTTGAAATACAGGAATTTTACGAAGGTTTAAATATGAAAGTGGAGCAGCAAGTTCCAATGCTCTTGGTTGAAAGACAAGCACTAAATGAGGCAATGGAGGGAGAAAAGCATGTAAAGGCCAACGCATTTACCTTTTCATGTCACACATAtgtatttcaatttcatttttatttatgttaatcttgattttttttactaGGGT
Coding sequences within it:
- the LOC122306859 gene encoding protein DA1-related 1-like isoform X1 — encoded protein: MEWPSLSLSLSKALEDRICDEARHSEVIMDEFKEQEDIYYAIALSLSEQDQKGKKSIDKESQLEEYKQLARAQTKEDEHIAKAQLEDDEQLAEALQKIMYMESPPHCETENIFQPHPFNFPSEYRICARCKTEIGGGEFLTCMDADWHPECFRCHACNCPITDSEFYISGNRSYHKLCYRKQRLPRCEVCKNFIPASSKGRIPYMEHPFWKNKYCPSHEHDGTPRCCSCERMEPRDTRYLLLDDGRKLCLECLNSAIMDTEECQPLYLEIQEFYEGLNMKVEQQVPMLLVERQALNEAMEGEKHGHHHLSETRGLCLSEVQTVPTISRRPRIGANHQFIDMRTEPCRLIRRCEVTAILVLYGLPRLLTGQILAHEMMHAWLTLNGYRNLSPEVEEGICQVLAYMWLESELSTASGGDAVPSTSSLFSSLASSLSFSTSTSSLFSSLPSSSSFSTSLKMGKRSDFEKKCGDFFKHHIEVDASPTYGDGFRRGRQAVDKYGLKSTLKHIRLTGSFP
- the LOC122306859 gene encoding protein DA1-related 1-like isoform X2, which translates into the protein MEWPSLSLSLSKALEDRICDEARHSEDEFKEQEDIYYAIALSLSEQDQKGKKSIDKESQLEEYKQLARAQTKEDEHIAKAQLEDDEQLAEALQKIMYMESPPHCETENIFQPHPFNFPSEYRICARCKTEIGGGEFLTCMDADWHPECFRCHACNCPITDSEFYISGNRSYHKLCYRKQRLPRCEVCKNFIPASSKGRIPYMEHPFWKNKYCPSHEHDGTPRCCSCERMEPRDTRYLLLDDGRKLCLECLNSAIMDTEECQPLYLEIQEFYEGLNMKVEQQVPMLLVERQALNEAMEGEKHGHHHLSETRGLCLSEVQTVPTISRRPRIGANHQFIDMRTEPCRLIRRCEVTAILVLYGLPRLLTGQILAHEMMHAWLTLNGYRNLSPEVEEGICQVLAYMWLESELSTASGGDAVPSTSSLFSSLASSLSFSTSTSSLFSSLPSSSSFSTSLKMGKRSDFEKKCGDFFKHHIEVDASPTYGDGFRRGRQAVDKYGLKSTLKHIRLTGSFP